A single region of the Pontimicrobium sp. SW4 genome encodes:
- a CDS encoding iron ABC transporter permease, producing MHTQKTYKLSFIILSSVLLLCFFMNISLGSVSIPFKGIFNSFIGVSDNYIIQNYRLPKAFTAILVGSGLGISGLLMQTLFRNPLAGPFVLGISSGASLGVALVVMGSSFFGGSMAILLASKWSLVIASSLGSFLVLLAVILVSSKVRDTMAILIIGLMFASITAAVVSVLSYFASAEQLQQYIFWGFGSLGSLSWNEVLVLFSVCFIGIVLSIASIKALNTLLLGENYAKSLGLNIKQSRLLIIVATSLLAGTITAFAGPIAFIGLAIPHITRQVFNTSNHKVLIPAVILFGAIVLLICDSIAQLPTSDYMLPINAITSIIGAPVVIWLLVRKRKMVF from the coding sequence TTGCATACCCAAAAAACATACAAGCTTTCATTCATCATACTTAGTAGTGTATTGCTACTGTGCTTTTTTATGAATATTAGCTTGGGTTCGGTATCAATTCCTTTTAAGGGTATTTTTAATAGCTTTATTGGTGTTTCAGATAATTATATTATTCAAAATTATAGACTACCAAAAGCATTTACAGCTATTTTGGTTGGTTCTGGCTTAGGCATTTCAGGCCTATTAATGCAAACATTATTCAGAAATCCTCTAGCTGGACCATTTGTTTTAGGGATTAGCTCTGGTGCAAGTTTAGGAGTTGCTTTAGTAGTTATGGGAAGCTCATTTTTTGGCGGCTCGATGGCTATACTATTAGCTTCTAAATGGAGTTTAGTCATTGCTTCAAGTTTGGGAAGTTTTTTAGTATTACTAGCAGTAATACTTGTGTCTTCTAAAGTAAGAGACACGATGGCAATTTTAATAATAGGTTTAATGTTTGCAAGTATTACAGCTGCTGTAGTGAGTGTCTTATCATATTTTGCCTCAGCTGAACAATTACAGCAATATATATTTTGGGGGTTTGGAAGCTTAGGAAGTCTTAGCTGGAACGAAGTTTTAGTATTATTTAGCGTCTGTTTTATTGGTATTGTTTTAAGTATTGCTTCCATAAAAGCACTAAACACCTTACTATTAGGTGAAAACTATGCTAAAAGTTTAGGGTTGAACATAAAACAAAGTCGTTTGTTAATTATAGTTGCCACAAGCCTTTTAGCTGGAACCATAACAGCATTTGCTGGTCCTATTGCATTTATTGGTTTAGCAATTCCGCATATAACACGACAAGTATTTAATACTTCTAATCATAAAGTTTTAATTCCAGCAGTTATACTATTTGGAGCTATTGTATTACTAATTTGTGATAGTATTGCGCAATTACCAACAAGCGATTATATGCTACCAATTAATGCTATAACCTCTATAATTGGTGCGCCTGTGGTAATTTGGTTACTCGTAAGGAAACGAAAAATGGTATTTTAA
- a CDS encoding ABC transporter substrate-binding protein — MKHLYKSISLFLILSFVFTCKNDISKQEDTITTGQKITLKHATGFSITNYSNYKVLEINSPWPKSDKKYTYLLLTKEQAMVSTFNKEDYDGIITIPIESIVVTSTTHIPALELLGIEQTLMGFPGTDYISSEKTRQRIDEGNVRELGKNEGINTEVLLELHPNVVIGYGVSGTNKSFETIQKSGIPVIYNGDWVETSALAKAEWIKFFGTLFNKEKEAEAIFIKIEADYLEAKTLAKSATNRPTVLSGALHKDVWYLPSGTSPEAQFLKDANVNYLWSDTDQKGSLALSFESVFEKGYNAQIWLSPSYYRSLSDLEKASQHYAKFSAFKNKQVYSFANTTGESGGVLYYELGTARPDLVLKDIIKICHPNLLPNYQPYFFKPLK; from the coding sequence ATGAAACACCTTTATAAATCTATAAGCTTATTCTTAATTTTAAGTTTCGTTTTTACTTGTAAAAATGATATCTCAAAACAAGAAGATACAATTACTACAGGGCAAAAAATAACTCTAAAACATGCTACTGGGTTTTCTATAACTAATTACAGCAATTATAAAGTATTAGAAATTAACAGCCCTTGGCCAAAGTCTGATAAAAAGTACACTTATTTATTACTTACAAAGGAGCAAGCTATGGTTAGTACTTTTAATAAAGAGGATTATGATGGAATAATTACAATTCCAATTGAAAGTATAGTAGTGACTTCGACTACACATATTCCAGCATTAGAACTCTTAGGTATCGAGCAAACTTTAATGGGGTTTCCTGGAACTGATTATATTTCTTCTGAAAAAACGCGACAACGTATTGACGAGGGAAACGTTAGAGAGTTGGGCAAAAATGAAGGTATAAACACCGAAGTGTTATTAGAACTTCATCCAAATGTTGTCATTGGTTATGGTGTTAGTGGTACAAATAAAAGTTTTGAAACTATACAAAAATCTGGTATTCCTGTAATCTATAATGGCGATTGGGTAGAAACATCTGCACTTGCAAAAGCTGAATGGATTAAGTTTTTTGGAACCTTATTCAACAAAGAAAAAGAAGCTGAAGCCATTTTTATTAAAATTGAAGCTGATTATTTAGAAGCTAAAACTTTAGCTAAGTCTGCAACAAATAGACCTACTGTTTTAAGTGGTGCTTTACATAAAGATGTTTGGTATTTACCAAGTGGTACAAGTCCTGAAGCACAATTTTTAAAAGATGCCAACGTCAATTATCTTTGGAGTGACACTGACCAAAAAGGAAGTTTAGCCTTAAGCTTTGAAAGTGTATTCGAAAAAGGATATAATGCTCAGATTTGGTTAAGTCCATCATATTATAGAAGTTTAAGTGACCTAGAAAAGGCTAGTCAACATTATGCTAAATTTTCTGCTTTTAAAAATAAGCAAGTATATTCATTTGCTAATACCACAGGTGAAAGTGGTGGTGTTCTATATTACGAATTAGGTACCGCTAGACCAGATTTAGTATTAAAGGATATTATTAAAATTTGTCATCCAAATTTACTTCCAAACTATCAGCCTTACTTTTTCAAACCATTAAAATAA